The genomic interval GACGCTTTGTTTCTAATATGGGAATTTCACATATATTTTCCATACTCTCACCTCAGTTAATCATTATTTTTATATTATATATCTTATTTTTATGAAATTTACATAACATCACTTATCAGCAGTCCGTTCACATAATCTGTATTATCAGTAATTTTCATTTATCTACTTTAAAATACTCTGGATGTTCTGCTTTCATAGATAAAATGTTACCACACTCTGTGCAAACATCAGCAATCACACTTGAAAATTGATTGAAAAGATTATCCGTACTAATAAGTCTTAAACATGCTTGGACATCTAATAAATCTTGCCTAATTTCTCTAAAACCACAATTAGGACATTTCTTATTCATTTTCAATTCCTTCTTCCTAAGATTTAGTTCACATAAAACCAGATTATCAGTAGTATCCAAAAAAGCTCAGGGTTCTCATATGACTCTAAGCTTTACCTTTTATATTCGTTTTTCTATATTTTTTAGAAGTGGCGAAAAATAATTAATCAAATTCTAAAAAATTATTTCCAAAACTCATACCATTTCTTATCTTTATTTGCTGCAATCATCTTCTTAACTTCCTGGACTTCCCTTATTGTTTGCATGAGCATTTCATCGCGTCCCTGATTCTTCGCTACGTCTTCGCTAGTATTCGTCGCTATAAACATTTGGGATTCCTGTATCGTTTGTATAGCGCTCAATAACTCTGATTCTCTTTGTGCAAATCGATGGTCTTGTTCAACTAAACGTTTGTTTAATTCTTGTAGTAATTCATTTTGCTTTTCAATGACCGCATTTTGATCTTGAAGCATCGTCTGTAGCGTCGTAGCGTTGAAATCTGGTTCTTCATAGCGCTCAATTTCTTGTCGCTCTAATGGCAACACCTCAACGCCTTGATGCCATGATACTATTTGTTTTGTGGCGTTTTCTAATGTCATGTTTGTGTCGTTCTTTAAGTTAATAACCTTACGAAAAACCATTACATCACTTTCTCTATACTTCCTATGCCCACGTTCATTCTTTATGAAAGTATAACCCTCTTTTTCTAATACATCAGCATACTTACGTAATGTACTAGATTGGATACCTAATTGCTCTGCCACGTCGCCAGGACTATATAACGTCTTCATAGCGTCTCACCTCAAAAATATATTCGCTATAGCAATGATATACCCTTTTTCCTAATAATTCACGTATCACTTTTTTCAAATTCTTAACTCTCATAATCTTCACATGATTAATTTGTATAGTTCGTATTACAGATCCACTCTTAGGAACACACCTCAATTTTAAAATTGAATACTCATTACATCTTAATACCCACATCAAAATCTTTTTTCTATATACAAGATTTTATGCAAAAAAAGAATAGCGGGGATCCCTAGAATCCCTGCTAAATCAACCATGTATAAAATACTTTATATTGATTTTACATAGAGTAAAAACAAACCCCCTATAAATACAAGAATTCTAGTAAAACCTTGCTACCGATAATTGTGCGTTATGTTAACCTCATATGTATACAATATACATCGTTCCTTTGAGAATAGTTTGTTTACAATTTGGATGACATTTTCTCCATTATTATTATCATTTTATATGTATTACGCATTTATTAATTAAGATAAATTTTTTTTGGAGGTGAATATATATGTCAAATAAAAATCATTCAAAGGGTTTAAATCCAGAAGAATTTTTATTCGCTTGTGCATTAGATCCTAACCTTATAGGACCAACACTATCACCAATTCCACCTTTTACTTTTCCAACTGGACCACAAGGAGTTACTGGACCTCAAGGACCTACTGGGCCTCAAGGAATTACTGGACCTCAGGGAATTACTGGACCTCAAGGAATTACTGGACCTCAGGGAATTACTGGACCTCAAGGAATTACTGGACCTCAAGGAATTACTGGACCTCAGGGAATTACTGGACCTCAAGGAATTACTGGACCTCAGGGAGAAACAGGGCCTCAAGGACCATCAGGTAATTGTTGTCCTTTTGAATCAGTTTGCATGCGATTTCCTAGCGGTACATTTAATTTTTTTAATGGGGAACAAATCATAATCAATGAAGTAGGTCCAGCAACTCCTTATCCATCTACTACAACCGTTTCAGGCTTGACTGGTACCATTGCTAAGGTAACGGTGACACTTTTCGATTTTTCACATCTTACCCCTGGTGAATTAAATATATTACTTGTTGGACCGGATGGGGTAACCAATACTATTCTGATGTCTTTTGCAGGTTTCATGAGTAATATCAATGTGACATTGACATTTGATGACAACGCAACAAGTTTTCTTCCGAGACTCCAACAAATTGTTTCCGGTACCTTTAAGCCAACAGATTTTTTTGGAATCCAAAACTTTCCGGGTCCGGCTCCTCCTACTTCACCAAGCGTTGCGCTTAGCAATTTTAACGGAATGAATCCGAATGGCACTTGGAGTCTTTTCGTATTAGATAGCTTCGCTCTCGATTCGGGTGCTATTGGTGATTGGGCATTAAGCATAACCACCCCTGAAAAGGAAGAATGTACTTTTACTCCTTTGTAAACTGGCTTAAAAAGACTATTAGGGGTCCAGTCCCGAAAGTGCGGATTTACAACGCTAAACTGTCTGCAGCGTTAAAAATAGAGCATTTAACAACGATAAAAATTTTGAGATAAGTCATATGAGACATCAGCAAGCCTTATTTAGAGAAAAGTTAACAGAACTTTAATTCTGTTACTTAAAATAATGAGTGGCCCCCAAAAATAGTAATCGTTGTCGTGCCCCTATTAGTTACATTAGAACAATGATAACTGGATTTGAATTGATGCTTCTCACTTCCTACTTCGAAAATTATGTAAACACAAAAGTCCTCCAGTTAAGCAATCCAGAGGAATTTTAATAATTTTCTAAGTTATCTTTCAAATACACTTAATCCTAAATAAATCAAACTATAACTAATTAAAGCACTTGCAAGCATCAAACCTATTTTTAATAATTTGTCTTTTATAGTAGGCCTTACTTCACTTACAGGTTTTCCCTCTATAAAATCAACTATTTGACGATAAGTTTTTAAATTATGCTCTTTTTTTATGTTTTCAACTTGCTGTGATGAAAACATAAGTAAAATCGTAAGTACCAAAGGTATTATAAGACCATAATAACCAAAAAAGTAAAATACAGGTGCAATAGAAATAGGAAGTATAATCATTGATGCTAACATGATGTAACTCCACTTAAAGAAAGTTGATTTTTGAAGTTCTTCTTTCATGATCTTTACATCTCCTTTAACTAAATCATCCAGGGAGACATTAAAGAGAATACTCATCATTAATAAATTATGAATATCTGGATAGTTCCTTTCATTTTCCCAGTTAGAAATAGATTGTCTGGAAACATGAATTTTTTCTGCTAACTTCTCTTGGGACATATTATCCCGTTTACGAAAATATTGTATTTGTCTACCAATGTTCATTTATACATCTCCCTTAAGTTTGAGGTTAAGTTAAAGGCTAATTAAAGACTACCAAATTTCTTTATAATAACGTGATTCTAAGGTGTAAAAATGTTTTATCATGCTATTTCCCCCTGTTTTTGGGTTGGGGGCTGGCTGGGGGTCTGGGGGCTACACCCCCAGGAACTTAACGTAACTGAATATGGAATAAGCTCATTATTTAAATCGATAGAACTAGCGGTTCGGCGGGTATAATTGCTAATCCAAGTCGAGCAACTTAACCCTGTTTTTGGTCTGTTCGGCTTGGCGAAAACTAAAAACCCGCCGAAAAAAGTTTTGCAAGGACAAGAATCAAAAAGAAAAGGCGATAGCCTTTAGGTGAGGATAAACGAACCGACTTTTTTGATTCTGAGGGTGGAGATTTTTGAGTGGTTTTCTCAAAAATACAACCCGTTCCTTGCGGAACTTTTAGCCCTATATATAAGAGTGAGAAGAGCAAAGTAAAGAAAGTCAGTAATATCAAGGTTTTATAGAAGATAGGGTGTCAAAAAAAAGTGACACCAGTGTCAAAAAAAAGTGACACCTAAAAAAAGGTAAATAAAAACAAAAAAAAGAATGCAAGAAAATTTTTGCATTCTTTTAAAATAAATAAATGGGTAATTTATGTTTTTTCTTTCCTTGATCTTCAACTTTAAAATTTCTTAATGAATCCCTAAAAATATGTTGAGTTGCTTTGTCTATTCCATCTTTAGGAGAGCAACACATAACATTTGGATTTACAAACCATGTACGACTAGTACAAACTCGTCCATCTTCAGTTGTAACACCTGATTGTGCAACTGCTAATACTCCCTTTTTTAATAAACCATTCATAACACTAGAAATACTTTGACGAGTCATTTTAAACTTTTCAGCTAAATATGTAGGTGATGCTGGATTATTTGTCTCACGTTCTACAAGAACATTGGTTTTAAATTCTACAGATGAAGTTAATTTGAATAAAAAAGCTTCTTCCTTACTGCTTAAATAACCTATTTCAATCAGATAATCTATATTATCCATTATAATTTGCACAAATCTCACCCGATCTGTAGGTTTTTTCTTTTTACCTATGAAATATTCTTCCCCACCAGACATTTTACTTAACATCTGTAAAAGCATAGCTCTTTCTTCTTCTGAATAACCACCAGTTTGCAATTGGTCATAAATACTATCAATCTTGCTATCTCTTATTTTCGCTTTTTTTTCAGCTTGTCCAAAATCTACAACTTTTGTCATAAAATAATTCTCTCCCTTAGTGGAAGGAATCAACTTTTATATGTTAGAATGTATATAGAATATATATTGGTTGATTCCAACCTTATTAAGAAAAACCGCCTGCCGTCCAAAGCATGGGCGGTTTTTCTCGTTTATACGTCTTTCTTTATAATAACATGAAACACCTTGTTAAAGCTTTCCATCTCTTGCAAAAACACAACATTCAATCCTCTTTTTCTTCTTCAAACTCATACAATTCAATGCTTTCATCATAATCCTATCTTTCTCTATCAAAATCCCGATGTTTGCTTATTTCTCTCTTATGTTCACGTTCAAATTGATTATCTATTCCCTTGCTATCCAATTCATTTTTAATAATCCCTCTAAACACCTTAAATTTCTCTTTAAAAGCTTTTTTCGTCTGTTCATACAAAACTCTTATATTCTCCTTCAAATCCTTTATATGAGTTTTTAATGAGCCTATTTCAGTATTTAATTTTCTATTCTCCTCTTTTAACTTCAAATTTATCTTTTGGGATTCTTTTAAAGAGTCATGCAAACTATCAACTTGACGATTCAATTCCTTATTTTCTTTTACCAAATCCGTATTCTGCAAACGCTCATAATCTGTTTTTACAGTGACTGCTGCGGTTATCAATTCCTCTATTTTTTCGAGTTGCTTTGGAGAAAAAACATAATTACCTGTCTCCTTTTCTATGATTTCAGGTTTACCAATTAATTTTGGTTTTACCTCTGTCTTAATCTCTTTCTTTTTGGTCTTTAACGTAATTTTATTATTAGGCAATTGCTTACTTAGCTCCATAAATTGATTCTCAATATTAGAAACTGCTTCAGCATATTCCTTGTATTGACGGACTTTCATATATTTATGGGAACCCACATTGGCACGTTCAAAATTTGGAATTTGTTCTTTAGCCAAAGATTCAATATAAGCCGTTTCTAATTGTCTCCAATTCGCAATTAGCTCCGTTCCTTTTCCTTGTACGCCTTGTTGTTGCAAGGCTCTATCCATTCCGACACGCCTCGTTAATCCTCGACTACTTTCGAAATTCGGTACATAGTTAATATGTAAATGGGGATTTGCTTCATCATCATGTAAAACCATGTTATAGACTGCTAGATTTGGATTTCGCCCTTGAAACGCCTCCGCATACTGTTTTAACGCTTCTTTTTTAGCTTCTCTATACTTTGGGTCATCTTTACCCTCTCCAGCCGCTACAACCAATTCTCGTTGCTCATGTGTCTTTGTATCTTTTTTTATCTTGTCATAATAATCCTTAATTTTGCGATCATTGCGTTTTTGTTTCTCGTTATACTTATCTACTACTTCTTGAAAGACATCCTTGTATACACTTCGGATGTCCTTTTGAACAAAGTAGATATTCTCTTCTAACCTGGATGGATCTATGCCAGGATTCCCATGAATGTTTTCTCTGTTATTATGGCTTAATGAACTTTGGTGAGATTGATTAAATGAGATAGAGAACAACATAAAGTGCCACCACTTTCTCTAAATTAATTGATACAATAAGTCTAGCAAGGCGACGAAATTGTGTCAATTAACGTAACCCTATATGTATTTTGACGCTAATGCATCAAAATCGATAGGGGTCTGCGACGCTTTTCAGCTTTGCCGAGCCGTTCTTAAGCACGGCAAAAACAAACCTTGGGCATTGCCCAAACCCACTGGGGAACTCTTCCCCAGACCCCCTTTATCCAACTCCCCAACCCCTCATTCCCTGAGGGGCTCCCTCGCCGGTAGGCAGGAACAAACAGTGGTTTGTTCAGTGCCAAGAGGGTTCGGGTGTAGTGTAGTTGGTCAAGTCAAATACTCCCTTCGCTTCGCTAGATCCGTTTTGATTGACCAACACCCGTAACCACTTCTCCCTAAATTCTAAACATTATCTTCTTCATTCACTGTAAACTTGACTTATTTTCCAATACTATATTTCCTTATTCATGCAATCTTGCATAAAATCTTGTATACACTCACTATCATTTGATAGTCTAATAAAGTAAAAATCATATGTTTTTTATATCAAAAAACAATGTTTGTCGAGAGTAAATCATCTTAACTGTAATAGCCAACTAAAGAAAAGGGCAGAATCTGAATTCAGGTTTGCCCTTTTCTTTTTCACCTATAATCCACACTAAAAATAAAATAGAATCGTTACTATTACCAAGAACCCCAAATAATCCAAACTCTTTTGCTTATTTATAAACAAACTTTTAAATATTAGTTTGCTTCCATATTTAAAACACTAAATTTCAATGTTCTACTTTTTTTAATATGTAAGATTGCATATAAAAATATATTGATAAAAATGTAAGCGCTTACTATAATAAAAGCATAAAGATACATCACATCTTAGCATCAACAAAAGAGGAGGAAATAATATGGAAATCGCAATGGCAGTTTTAAAATTCGTAGGTGGAGCACTTCCGTTAGTTCAAGAACTTTTAAAAGCATTTATGTAAGTTTAACTATTTAGCAATTATTTATAGAAATTATCATACAAATGATCTGTATATCAAAGGTAAATTGATATACAGATCATTTGTGTGAGCAAAGTCCCTTTAAGCATTATTAAGGGACTTTTTTGTTATTATTGAAAGTAAACTTTTAAATATTTGTTTACATTCGAATGACTTTAAACATTGACTTCACAACAAATTCCCTAATATCATCAAAATCAACAACAAAAGTATACATTCAGAACACTGTAAATAAAAAGAAATCAAAAAAACACAATAATTTTAAACCATAAATTCTATTACTATATTTTTTTATTTCCCTTTTCTTATTTATAGTTATCAGCTAAATATCTAGCATAGTGAATTAAGTTTCTAGCTATATCTAATTCAAGATTAAATATATTAGGTACACCTGGTCTCCAATTCACCTCAAACAACCACAGTTTTTGGTTCTTATCAATCCCGACATCAATTCCTAACTCATCAAATAATACATCTTCATATAAAGAATTAAAATGGTTAGAAAAACTTACCGCAAATCGCTCTAAATACCTTTGAATATTATACCAATCGTTATCAAACTCCGTTTTTAAAAAAATATCTAAATAAGTACTATAACCACCACTAGCCATATTTGATACAATACTTCCTAATGGACCTATCCTTGGGAATATTGAAGTAATATCCCAATTTCCTTCTCCATTTCTTTGAACATGCAATCGAAAATCATAAACATGACCAGATTTCATTTGACATGAAATAAACTGTTGAACAATGTAAGCTTTTTCCTGAATTTTATCAGATATAAAGTCTAATAATTGTTTTTTATTAATCAATAAAACTTGTTCTGGCTCCTTCAAACTGTAATTCATACCACGTTTTTCAATGAAAAAAATACCCTTACCTTGATGTCCAGAAACTGGTTTAATAATAACTTTTTCATAACGATTAATCATATCAAAAAAATTATCAACATCATTTAATTCATAAAAAGGAATAAGATATTGCTTAAATTTCTCCCCTTTTTTTATTCTGTTATATACACTTAATTTATCCCCAATTGAATGACTTGTGAACGGAACCCTATCATATAAATAATCATAAATTTGCTGATTGTTATCACTAATATAAACACTTGCATTATAAATAACATCAGGAAAAGAAAATTCTTGTTCAATCCACTTACCATTTTCATAAATTTTACCTAAAATCTTTTCAGTTTCTATATTTACTTTCCCTAAAGTAAAATAAAAAAAATTTACACCTTCAGCTTTTGCTACAGCAGCATAAGCATATGCTTTATTTACCATGTTCGGATCTTTCCGATGATGAAGCATACCAACTACAGTCATATTGGTTCCTCTTCCCCTCTTTCTAAAGATCTTTTTCAGCTCAAATACCAAATTCATTATATATATATTCATACCCTTCCGTATTCAACCAATTTCCAAAAAATCAAGAACAAGCTTAACCTCATTTTAATATTCTACCTATATAAATAATAAATCTAAGGTTTTATAAAATGATTAAGGTTAAGGTGACATGAGATGGATACTATTGTTTTTATTGAAACAAATAAATCTGGATCAAGTAGAGAAGCAATCAAAGCAGCGGAAAAACTTAATTTTTTTACTGTTTTGTTAACTAATAAAACAAAATTTATTAAAGAACGCACTATATTCCCTGATGTACATCAAATGATTTTTACTGATATAAACGATTATGATAATATAATTACAACAATTAAGAAATTAGAAAAATCAGGGAAGAATATAAAAGGAATCTTTAGTTTTATTGATCCTTTTGTTTATGTAGCTGCACGTTTATCAGAAAAATTTTGCTCAAGTGTTGTATCTACTCAAGCAATCTACCAAATGGAAAATAAAATATTAACTCGTAATGTACTTCAAAATTTACCAATCTCACTCAATTATTTAATTTACAAACCAACAGAACCATTATCATCTTTTCTTGAAAAAACTAAAAAAATGGAATTTCCTCTTATTGTAAAATCCCCTAAATCAACAGGATCAAAAGATGTATTATTAGTAAAAGATAAAAATCAATTAATTTCATCTATACAAAGTCTTTTAAAAAAACTACCTAATGAAGAAATTTTACTTGAAGAATATGTAAATGGCCCTCAATACTTAGTCGAAATTTTAGTTCAAAATGGAAAAATTAATATTATAGCAGTAATTGAACAAGAAGTTACACTTTTTGAACGCTTTATTGTTACTGGTTATTCTTTACTAGGACAGGTAAACAATAATCTATATAATAGTCTTTTCAATGCAATTAATTCTGTTATTCAGGCTTTTAATATGAAAAATGGAGCTTGTCATCTAGAACTTCGAAGAATAAATGACATTTGGAAATTAATTGAGATAAATCCCAGAATATCAGGTGGAGCAATGAATGACATAATTGAAATTGGACATGGAATCAACTTAGTACAAGAGACTATTCAATTAATGTTAGGAAATAAACCTTCGCTAAATAAAAAACATTATAAGTATGTGTACACTCATTACCTAACAGTTAAATCTAAAGGAACACTAATTCGAGTTACAGGGAAAAATCGTAGTTCTAAATATCCTGGTGTCGAAAAAGTTTATATAAAACCTAAAAAGGGAACTTTCCTAAAACCACCTACATCAATGGGACATCGATGTGGATATGTTATAGCAACATCCTATCTTAAAACAGAAGCTAAAAAAATAGCTTTAGAAGCTGCTAAAGAAATTTCTTTTGAAATTAAAGTAATAGATACAATTTATTAAAAATCAAAAACCATAACACATAAGAAATCATTCTAGATCTATGTTTCATTTATAAACAATGAATCTATCTAAAAAGCCTAGAAAAAGTTCCTTTAGAAAAATCTAAAGGAACTTTTTCTTTACAAAATTAATAAATTAATCTTTAAATAAACCGAAAAAACCTTTCCGTTTTTGTTTCTGTATACTTCTAATGTTTTCAAGCAATAACTGATCTCGTTCCTCTAACTTTTGTTCTATAAAAATTTCTAATTCACCATTTTTACTCTCTACTTCAGTTAATTTTCTCTCAGTATTAACTAACTGCTCTTTTGTAGTAACTAATTCATTTGTAATCTCTTGTAATTTTTGAACTAATGCTTGATTGAACTCATTTTGTAATTGCTGATTTTCTAATACTTTATCCAATTTCTTTTCTAATTCTGATTTTTCTTCTTTCGAAACAAATAAATCAAGTTCTCCATTTCGCCATGCTCGAACTTGATCATAAGACCATTTTTGCACCTGTATTTTTTCTCTTATTGCTTTTAATTCTTCAATATTTTCCTTAGAATATCTACGATGTCCTCCCTGGCTTCGCTCAGTTTGTATATTAAATTCGTTTGACCATACTTTTAATAAATCGGGAGTAATCCCTAAATTATCCGCAACAATTTTCGGTGTATACATTTCCGATTTTAGTTCCAATTTTAATTCCTCCTAAAAAACAGAATGAGTTTTTTCACTCAAAAACACTATTATATCAACATTTTAATTCAAATCGAAATCCACTCAAAACTGATTTTACAATCGATTTTAAAAACGAATTAATTTCGAAATGAATATCGATTTTTAAATTTGATACTCCTTACTTCTCGACTCATTATCAAAATCTTTTTAACTTATAAAAAATTTTATGCAAAAAAAGCAAAAATAAAATAGCGAGAATCCCAGGGATCCCTGCTATATCAAAATGTATAAAATCCTGCATATCAATCCTTACTCCAAACAAACAAGAAACCCTCATCATAAAAGGGATTACTCAAGGAATACCACTATCAATAATGAGACGTTATGTTAACCTAACATAAATACAGTATTCATATGTGTAATATAACCATTTTCATTTTCCTATACATCCATTTTGCACAATATAAAAGCTACATTAGTATAAATAAACAAACACTTTTCCTTTTATCGAATATACAAGAATAAAATAGGAGGTGAAAACAGAAATGACACAATCTCAACTTACTCTTTCCCTACTCGGAAGCAGTGGTGGAGTTGCCAAAGCTATTCTCGCCCTTCTTAATCAAACTGCACAGGATAAAAAAGATCCTATTTATTCTTATATAAAAAATTGTACCATTCATCTAATTGATATCGACCAAAAACCATTATCCTACTACGCAAGATTTTGTAATGCCCTACAGAACAAGCTTGTTCTACATGAGTTTGATTTAAGCGACTCCTCCTTATTTCGTACTCATTTACAACAAACAACACCAAACATCGTCATAGACGTTTCATGGGCTGATACCGTCAAAATGCTAACTGACTGCAACGAATTTGGCACACATTATATTAACACCGCTATAGAATGTCCTGAAGTTGATGACAATGAAGCAATTGCACGATTCGGTTTACTCGAACGGTATCGTATATTTGCACAGCATAAGGATCGCTTCCAAAACATAACAAGCATCATCGGTTCTGGTATGAATCCTGGGGTTGTACAATGGATGATGCTGCATTTGATGCAGCAATTCCCTGAAGAACAACCTATCGCCAGCTATATCGTTGAGCATGACACTACCTTTTATAAAAATGCTAAACTTGCTCAAGAAAACACCATTTACACAACATGGTCTCCTGAATGCTTCCTTGACGAAGCAATCCTCAATTACCCACTCTTCATGAAACAACATATTCCAGTTGTACTGTATCAGGATGTGTATCAACAAGAGTTTAAAGTAACATTAGGCGATATTCAATTTTACGGCTGTCTCATGCCCCATGAAGAGGCTGTCAGCTTAGGAGAATGGTTCGACGGAGAAGTTGGCTTTCTTTACAGAGTCAATGAGCATACAACCAATGCAATTCGCAGCAATCTTAAAACAGTAGATGATTTATGGGATTGGGAGCATAAAGTACTTCTTCCCGATGACGCTGAATTAACAGGTGCCGATCTCATCGGAATTCTTCTTGTATATAGCAATAAAGAGCGTTTTATATATAACGTAATAAACAGTGATGCTATGTATACACGCTTCCATACTAACGCAACATACTTCCAGGTTGCATGCGGCATTTACGGAGCACTTTCCTCATTAACACTCGATTCATTGCCATTAGGTTGTTATGTTGTAGACGACTTGCTTCGAAAAACATCTTCCCGTTATGGTCAATATGTATCATACTATATGAAAGATTTTATTATTGGAGAAAATGACAAGACTGACGGACTATTACTTAACCGTATGAAAAAAATAGATATGTAAACAATTCTTTAACGATCTCATTTCAATATAAGGGACCTGACGACATTTCATAAATTTTATACGCTAAGACAACTAATATAAATTTCTATACCCAAAAACGGTCAAAGAGTGATGTTTAGAGTCTGTATAGCAATGGAACCAAATCACGCAATAAGCATTAGCGAACATAAAAGAGGTGTTTTTAATAATACAATATTCGCTAACAATACTTACAGGACGTTACTAATTAAAAATCCTAATGATTAACCTATAAGTTTGCTCTAATTCTTATAAAAAGTATATTTTTAGAGTCAAAAACACATTCTGAGTTATTTTTCGTATCCGCTAATACTAGTTGCATAATATTTATCCATTGCTACACAGCCCCCTGTATAAGTAAAATACAGGATGCTCCCTGATCTACATATGCATATTCTATAGAAGTCTGATAAGGGAGAGTGAACAAAACAGATGATACATCCTAATACTGAGATTCGCTTTATAAGTGAAGAAATAGGTGTTGGAG from Bacillus clarus carries:
- a CDS encoding S-adenosylmethionine decarboxylase related protein, with product MTQSQLTLSLLGSSGGVAKAILALLNQTAQDKKDPIYSYIKNCTIHLIDIDQKPLSYYARFCNALQNKLVLHEFDLSDSSLFRTHLQQTTPNIVIDVSWADTVKMLTDCNEFGTHYINTAIECPEVDDNEAIARFGLLERYRIFAQHKDRFQNITSIIGSGMNPGVVQWMMLHLMQQFPEEQPIASYIVEHDTTFYKNAKLAQENTIYTTWSPECFLDEAILNYPLFMKQHIPVVLYQDVYQQEFKVTLGDIQFYGCLMPHEEAVSLGEWFDGEVGFLYRVNEHTTNAIRSNLKTVDDLWDWEHKVLLPDDAELTGADLIGILLVYSNKERFIYNVINSDAMYTRFHTNATYFQVACGIYGALSSLTLDSLPLGCYVVDDLLRKTSSRYGQYVSYYMKDFIIGENDKTDGLLLNRMKKIDM